From Chiloscyllium punctatum isolate Juve2018m chromosome 36, sChiPun1.3, whole genome shotgun sequence, the proteins below share one genomic window:
- the LOC140461086 gene encoding probable G-protein coupled receptor 139, with translation MLAIAVADFLVIISGCILNWIGRIYFSYSVLSTTPGCSLSAVLIYATRDCSVWLTVAFTFDRFVAICCQNFKTKCCTKKTASRVIGFISVLLCMKNVPFYFIYKPMYILDAVPWFCDIKSIFHTSPSWQVYRYLNNILVPLLPLFLIVLFNALTISHIAMANRARERLRRAGKDGDLEMVNRKRCIFLLFAISLSFLLLWVTYIVRFLHRMVPGEEYVGKRNFNEPKYILQETTNILTLLSSCNNIFIFVVSQKMFREELEKMLKRPFQMLTAST, from the coding sequence ATGCTGGCAATAGCCGTCGCTGATTTCTTAGTTATCATCAGTGGATGTATCCTCAACTGGATTGGCCGCATCTATTTTAGCTACAGCGTTCTGTCCACCACCCCTGGCTGCAGCCTCAGTGCTGTGCTGATCTACGCCACGCGAGATTGCTCCGTCTGGCTGACAGTGGCTTTCACCTTCGACCGTTTTGTGGCCATCTGCTGCCAGAATTTCAAGACCAAATGCTGCACAAAGAAAACTGCGTCACGGGTCATAGGGTTCATCTCTGTCCTACTCTGCATGAAGAACGTCCCTTTCTACTTCATCTACAAGCCCATGTATATACTCGATGCAGTGCCCTGGTTCTGTGATATCAAGTCGATATTCCACACTTCGCCCAGTTGGCAGGTCTACCGATATTTAAACAATATACTAGTCCCCTTGCTTCCATTGTTCCTCATTGTGCTGTTCAACGCCCTCACTATAAGTCACATTGCAATGGCCAACAGAGCCCGTGAGAGACTCCGCAGAGCTGGAAAAGATGGAGACTTAGAGATGGTGAACCGCAAGAGGtgcattttcctgctctttgccaTCTCTCTTAGTTTCCTCCTCTTGTGGGTTACTTATATCGTACGCTTTCTCCACAGAATGGTTCCCGGTGAGGAGTATGTTGGCAAACGGAATTTCAACGAACCCAAGTATATCCTTCAAGAGACAACCAACATTCTCACCTTACTCAGCTCCTGCAACAACATCTTCATCTTCGTGGTATCACAGAAAATGTTCCGGGAAGAACTCGAGAAAATGCTGAAGCGCCCCTTCCAAATGTTGACGGCCAGCACTTAG